In the Leptolyngbya sp. SIO1E4 genome, one interval contains:
- a CDS encoding SIMPL domain-containing protein: MDIRPQKIIGFSLCLGVCVSGSGLNIQPAIAQLLYPPVRDQQAVSVTGQGRASVPADQAQIDIWLTNRDPNAAAPFEFPPEPEAAAPVPEFPPLTFDSLRGVIDALVEAGVAESDIDVNLALIDASAYSYYSAENSITLNIQQPTQDRVNEIVQTVNEALETQSPQQIAFISRVFVQYAITSCATVEQSAYAAAMEDAKLRADAIANSMDVSLVEPPSVAELPFLGRFLSPCNEETDVIGALFWSAESSYYNPEAPAEVEVYREVLVTYPVE; this comes from the coding sequence GTGGACATTCGGCCTCAAAAAATTATTGGGTTTTCTCTATGTTTAGGTGTCTGCGTTTCAGGCTCAGGGCTTAATATTCAACCCGCGATCGCCCAACTGCTGTATCCCCCCGTCAGGGATCAACAGGCTGTTTCTGTCACCGGTCAGGGACGAGCGAGTGTCCCGGCCGATCAGGCCCAAATTGATATCTGGTTAACCAATCGTGACCCTAACGCTGCAGCACCCTTTGAGTTTCCGCCAGAACCAGAGGCAGCCGCTCCGGTGCCAGAATTCCCGCCGCTCACCTTCGACAGCCTCCGAGGGGTGATTGATGCCCTAGTAGAGGCCGGGGTGGCCGAGTCCGATATTGATGTTAATTTAGCCCTCATTGATGCGTCAGCCTATTCCTACTACAGCGCAGAAAATTCCATCACCCTGAATATCCAGCAGCCGACCCAAGACCGCGTCAATGAGATTGTGCAAACTGTTAATGAGGCTTTAGAGACTCAGAGTCCTCAGCAGATAGCATTTATTAGCCGCGTATTTGTACAGTACGCCATTACTAGCTGCGCCACCGTCGAGCAGAGTGCCTATGCTGCGGCAATGGAAGATGCCAAGTTGCGGGCAGACGCGATCGCCAATTCCATGGATGTTTCCTTAGTCGAACCGCCTTCTGTGGCTGAACTCCCTTTCTTGGGTCGATTTCTCTCACCCTGTAATGAAGAAACAGACGTTATCGGGGCGCTATTTTGGAGTGCTGAATCCAGCTATTACAATCCAGAAGCACCTGCCGAAGTAGAAGTCTATCGGGAAGTGCTGGTAACTTATCCTGTTGAATAG